TGgtttgcagagctgctccccagctccatTTCCCTGTGAAAACTTTTCTCACCCTGCAGGGAGGCTGAGAAGACCAAGCTGCTGATTGCAGCCCAGAAGCAGAAGGTAGTAGAGAAGGAGGCAGAGACCGACCGGAAGAAAGCGCTTATTGGTATGTCACCAGTTAGGGAGCACTAGGGGATGGGGCCAGGCTGAATATCCATTTCTACATCCCCCAGTAAGCCAGGGTAGGACATTGTCTTGCATCAGTGGCAGCTCTCTGAAGGAGGCATGGCCAGGCTGCACCAACAGCGTGTATTTTAGAGAATATGAGTGTTTGTGCTGCTGTATCTACGTCCCACCTCCCTCTAGCAGCAGAGCAGCGAATGCCTCTGTCCTACAGCTGGCCAAGACGTGACAGCCCTGCCAGAGGAACTGCTTCGGTTTGAAATTAAGCATCCCTGTGCCAAGGGGACTCACGCCTGTGAAAAGGATGTCAGCCAGTGCAACCCTAGGAACATCAGTActgtgttttctctctgtaaCTGTATTGCTTGGAGTCCAAACTGGTGCTGTAGGACCGAAGCAGAAAGGGGGGCAGCAGAGAGCAAACTGCTTGCGTGGCAGAACGCTGGGGGCAGGGTGCTGATGCTCAGGGCCCAAGAAATGAATGTCTGAGCTGAGCCTGTTGTGTTTGCAGAGGCAGAGAAGGCTGCTCAGGTGGCCAGGATTCATTATCAACAGAAGAtcatggagaaagaaacagagaagcgGATTTCTGAGATTGAAGGTAACCGTGCTGCTGGGGTCATCTTCCAGGTAAGGGTGGTGGCAGGTAGTGGAACCTCAGAACTGGGCTCCCAGGCATCGCTGTCCTGCAAAAATAATAGAGGTTATGCACTGGGATCATTCCTCCCCTTTGCAGGTACCTGTGGGACAGGGGCTCAGGTGCTCTATTCTATGCAGGTATTCACTTGCTAATGCTTATTTTCCTGTTGCTGTGTTAGATGCTGCATTCCTggcaagagagaaagcaaaagctgaTGCGGAGTACTACACTGCTTGGAAGCTGGCTGATTCCAACAAGGTGAGCACTTGAAAGCTGGTCAGAAGAAgacttgtttatattttcctctGCACAAGAGATCAGGTTCAGGTGGGCAGCACTGGAAAAACACTTGATTTAACAGCCCATGtcccaggaggcagctgcctgaGATGAAATCTAATGATGTGGGGCCCAGAAGATTGTCTCTTACAGTCTCTGGTTTCTCTTTTTGTAGCTGAAACTTACCCCTGAGTATCTGGAACTAATGAAATATCAAGCAATAGCTGCAAACAGCAAGCTGTATTTTGGTGACCGCATCCCCAACCTGTTTCTGGATTCCTGTGCCTTCCAGCAAGCCAATGTGAGGACTGCCCAAGAAGCCAGCCTTCCTTCACAGGAGGCCTCGGAGGCCTCTGGAGAAAGCCACCTCAGAGCAAAGGAAAGCACTGGCTGACGGGGGTGGAAGGATACCCGGTGTAGCTCGacagccagcccagctcccgaTGGGGATGTCGCCCTGTGCTGGTGGGGCGGATGCAGCGCATGCATGGACATCTTGTGTATAGGTGGCAGTTGGGTTGATTTTCTTCTAGCAACACATTGCAAGTGCTCTGCCTCTTCCGTTTCTTCCCCTGTTAAATTGGTGCTTCCAAATGAGGGATAATCCTGTACTAACATACCAATACTGGAATATTAAAAGACAGACACCAGGAAAGCCTTCCGCAGTAGGTACAATTATTGAGCAAGCATTACTCTGGAGGTAGGAGATGTGGCTTTGAGTGCTATGTTGCTGCACACTGGTGGTTCCCCAGTGCTCCTCACTGAGGTCAAGTGAAGAGGTTTCCTTTGTTCTGATGATGAAGCTTCGCTTTGTGGACTCCCAAGGCAGGTTTCTACTGGCACTATCTTAACTCTCCTCAAGGACTCCAGTGGAGTGGGCTCTCTTTGGCCGGTGGAGGCTGTGTGTTCTTGCTCAGGGTGAGGCCTGGCAAGGAATGGTTTGGTGTGGAATATATTATTTGAATAGGATCTGCATAGCCATAATCTTCTTTCCTGTAGACAGTGGCACTAGATAATGACTTGGAGCAAGTAGTCTCTAACAGCCTTCTGTAACTCCCCCTCTCCAAGCAAGAGCCGCACACTGGCTGCCTGGGCCTGACTGTAGTACGTTTTGTCTGGGTGGCTGGGTCTTGCTGTGCATCCTAAACAAGATTTCAGAGTGCATGGAGTACCTCCGAGCAGCTGGTTGGGAACAGAGCGTGGAAGTCTTTGCTCAGACCCCAGCCTCCTtgcagggagagggggacccctCCCTCTTTTCACCAGGGAAAGGGGGCAGAATTTCCACTGCTCTGCCTTGCTGGCAATGTGAAGGGGAAGAGAAGAGTGAAGGgaccctgctctgcagcagacCAGATGTTTGATGCCTCAGCTGCAAAGGAGGTGaggctttgctgctctgcagtgcAAAATCTGATGCTCCAAGAAGAAGTGGGAGCTGCTGTGTGTGTCCTTGAACAGCTGCAGCGGGGAGTCTGTTGCTGGTCCTCGCCACTGGCCAGGCTTCACTGTTTTGCAGGGCTTCTGGCTCACGAGCGGTGCTGGCAGGGTGATCTTTTCTCCTGGTGTGTGTTGTAATATATCCTACCCCTCCCCGTGTGGTTCTGCACGGTGAGAGACATGCTGGGGGTAGAAATCTGCTGATCtgctttccccttttcctctgccctccctgctgcctgtgagGATGTGCTTGTTTCTAGGACCTGTTTCTCGTGTTCTGTGACAATCCCAGAAGACGATGGCTGGGGAAACAACTGGCAAGGGCTTGAGCTGGGACAGGGCTCACGCTGCAGCGTTGCCTGTCTCTGAACCCACCATGTGTCCAGAGGCCCCCTCTCCCCTGCCAGCCTGGGGTATCTGCATGTTCATCCTGCTTTCCTGCCCCTTGGGTGCAGCCATGTGCAGTGCTGGGCCCTGGGTTGGTGGTGATCCTCCAGACGCTCGGCTGGTCAGGAGTGAGAGGCCAGTTGGTGCTGGTGTTCAGATCTTCTGTTCCCAGCACCGTCTGCAGCCTCATGGCATGGGGGGGAACATGCTTAGCTTTTGCCTTGGTGAAACATTCAACCCAAAACAAATGACCTGAGCCTCTGCTAATGATTTCCCAAAACATGTTGTGTGGGTTTTCAGGCTTTCCAGTGCTGTTTTCTGGTCCTGTGTGACTTGACAGAGGATGGCAGTGTCTCTCCTCAAGTAAGTTTGGTAACTACACTGCCCTGTCtgagctcctgccctggctgcttctcctccatctctggggcagagcagggatgCCTTACCCTGcctctcctgctcctgctgctggccagctgTGGGACTTTGCAGCAGTTTCAGATGgtctttctttctgaaaactcCCAAGGCTTCAGCTCCTTTAAAACCCAGCCATGGCAGGAGCCAGTGGAGTTGCATCTTTGAGCCTCCACCTCCTCAGTGTTGCTGGCTTGCAGCAGAAACAGCCTCTCCttgccccagcagcagccacttcAGTTGAATTTTAAGATAAAGGCAGGCTTTTTAGAATAGAACACTCCTGGAGGGGACATAAGGCTTGTCTGTGTTGTACTCACCCAGTGCTGGCATCAAACCCTGGTGTCAGGATGGATTCTGTCAGCCTGGAGGTGACAAGAAGCAAGGGCATCAGGGGAACCACTAGAAGCAATAACCAGGCAGCTCGCAGCTCTCCCAGTGATCAAAGCAAGCTCCTCAGGTGAGGAGCAGGAAGGCCCTCCAGGCCAGTGCAGGAAGGGCTGCTTCCCTTTGCATCTGAGCCTTGCTGGCCTCCCTGTCGCCATCCAGGTGGATGCATGGTGTTTCCTTTAGTGGCTGTCACTTTGGCTCAGTGTCATCCTGCCCTGGTTCGGTGTGCATCAGCCACCTTCTACCCACGTGGTCTGCGGGACACTGCAGGATGCTCCTGTGGTGTGAAGTCCTGCAGCAACATGTGTGTGATGCGCAGTGCCTTCTACAGCAGCCTACTCCatccctctgcttccccagccacAGCTTCAGAAGCCTGAGTAGGTGTGCAAGAGGAGGGAATTGCTATGGCTTTAACTCCCCAGTCTGGGCTTTGCTTCTCTGGGCTGGGAGGGAACAAGGGTGCAACCAGGAGCGTGGACTGGAACTGTTTTTTCTGTCCATTTGAAAGGCCCGTGTGATCCTGTGACTAAAGGGGTTTGCCACTGGATCCACACCTTCTTTAAGGAGACACGATACACATGTTCAAGTTTACATGCACAGTGTTAAGTTCTTTTgataaagcagaataaaattattttgttaccATTTCCTTCGTGGCTTTATGTGTGTTAAGGCCAGTGTCACTGCAGGCAGATGGAGGGGGGACATCTGTGCCTCTCACCCCCTGGTAACACAGCATCTAGTTGCATGTCCTCAGCTGCAGTGACTGCCACCCTGGGAGCGcaggctggtgctgagcagcaggggCGGCACTTTCTGGTCCTGCTGTGTTTTTGCTCTCAATCTCCAAAGCTCGTGGTGGGAGCTGAGGCCTGATGGCCTTTGGGCCACCACCTGAGCTGCACAGTCACTTGTATGTGGCCATGGTGGGAGCCTTTCCCAGGCAGGCATGGCCCTGGTGTGTGAGGGGTGTCCTTGGGGGCCCACGGGCTGCTCCCTGAGCACTGATGTCACCTGCAGGCACAAATGCTTGTCTTGGACCGGGGTAGTGGGAGCAGAGCTGATTGTGGGAGTCACGATGGCCAGTCTTTTTTCATGGAGCGAGCCTGGAGCTGGGGGGTCATGGGGACCCACTGCAACATCCTCCAGCCCCTGTGCCAGCCTCCGTGATGGCCTTGCTGAGTGCAGTTGGCAGAAAATGCCACTTGGCCCCCATGGCTCTGGCACAGGCTTTGGGAGCTCAGCTTGAGCCCTTGCCCACCCTGGCTTCATCTATGCCAGATCCACCCcgggcagctccctgcctgctgccaccctcctgccccgctgcctgcacGGCCCCCTTCTGCAGAGAGACACCCTCTGACACCACTATCTTCAGTCTTTATTGGTATAAAAGCCTTCAACCTAAATTGTATCAAAAATGGGGAGGTCTGGTTTCACAACAGGTGGCTCAAAATGGTCACATAAGGGTCATAAGTTAATGGCTGCAGTAAAAAGGTTCCCAGGAAATTCCCTTTCAGGAGAACAGTAACTCAAGTGATGACTTCAGAGATAGAAGCCCTGCAGGGAAGCCAAGCCCAGCTTGGACCTGCCAAAGCCCCTGTCGAGATCCCCGTGAGACTGTTCCCTGGGCAcggtcccagtgctgcagcaccCCTCCTGCGCTGGCAAGCCTGGGGGGCAATGCCAGGAGCCCCTCGCCATGGCCCCGGCAGGGGAGGGGCAGAAGCAGGACACATTCAAGTCGTcaggagagaaggcagcagctcccagggcgcAGGAGAGCCGGGACCAACTCGGGACTGGCCTCAAAACCAGAGCTGGCATCACCCCTGCTCCTGGTCTCCTCACAAAGCCCCCAGCTGATGGCTCTCCCTGGGCACCCATGAGGCTTCGAAGTTTCGTAAGGCACAACTCAAATATCTGTAAACACTGGTGCCCTCCCAGGGGAGGGTCTGGTGAGCGATTCAAGTAAGGGTGGAAGCGAgacagcagctccccagctgtGCCACTCCAGTACCAGAGCCAGCAGCTCCTTGGCCGCAGTGGTGAGCAGAGCATCCTTGGTCACCTCCTGGCTGGGGGTGGCTTCAGGGCCACCTTGGAGGGGACACCCCTCTGAAAGCCCGAGGCAGGTGtcagcagggactgggggaggGCTGGTCCTGGTGGCCCCTCACCATGGCACGGCACCTTGCTCTTTAGAGCCGGGAGAGGCTTGCTGGGCGGCTTCGGCTTCGCctggtgggaggagaggagagaccCCAGTCCCTCACCTGGGTACCAAGGAGAGACCCGGAGGGGGACAGAGGGCAGAGAaagcccctcccccccccagtcATCAGTTGCCTGGGCCACCCCATGGATGCACCCCACACGCCTGGGGCTGGTCAGGCCAGGGGACGCTGGGGGAGCTGTCTGGGAGTGGCCCCCCACTGCAGGAAGGACAGGCCGCCCTGCCACAAGGCAGCGGTGGCTGTCACGGGGGTGGCTACCTGCAGGGGCCATCCTGGAGAGGTTGATGTCACCTGGGGGCTAGGTGCCAGCAGCTGCAGGGTCAGTGGAAAGGGGGGTGAGAGGCtgccctcgctccctccctcccgctgcGCGCCAGGGCTCTGTTCAGCTCCCTCACCTGTGGGGCCGGACGGCAGGGCCCGAGGGCCCGGGTGTCCCGCcgggctgctgtgctgctgagcagcttGGGGTGGCCGATGTCCTGGCGGGACAGCTGGCGGCGGGCAGGTCGCGTCCGGCCACCCTCGGGGAAGAGCGGGTTGGCGAGGCCCGCGGTGGGGCCGCTGGAGGGCCTCctgtggggcacagggacagTGGGGAGCTGATCCAGGCACACCCCAGGGTTGGCCGCAGCTCAACCCTGCTgcggggcagaggagggggggcaTTACCCTTTCTGAAAGTGCCTTGTCCCCCTGCCTCTGAGGAGCACGACGCCACTGCCGAGCAGGATGCCGGAGAGCGCCAGCACGGCCAGCACCGCTGCcacaaccacactgctgctcccTGCGGAGACACGGCCGGCATCGGGATGGGCACCCCCGCGCTGGGGCACCCCCGGGAGTGGAGCAGTGCCTAGTGGCACCACGGCAGGGTGCCCACACCTCCCCAGGCTTCTTCCACAGCACACGTGTGCGAGGGTACCGTACCTGCCGTCATCTCTGAAATCTTCTGCTCGCAGTAGGGCGCTGCCCAGCCTGGCTCACAGTGACACTCCCGCTTGTGGTTGCACACCTGAGATGAGGGGAGAAACCATCAGGGTGGTGGATGTGTCACAGGGGCCGGGACCACCGCCCAGGCCCCACGGCTGCTTCAGGAGAGGATGATCCCACAGCATACCCCGTGGTGGTTGCATTTGGCTGAGCAGTTCTTGTTGCCGTAGACCAGGAGGTTCTGGCAGCGCCCGGCATAGCAGAcctgggggcaggcaggggggggGTCTGAGGCTGCCGCAGGTCCCCACGGCCAGTGGTCACCcctcctcagcccccccagcacgGCAGCCAGCATACTCACCATCTCCTCTCCACACTTGGCGCCAGTGGGCACCAGCCTGAGCTTGGCCACCACCTCGTTGGCGTCGCTGCTGGCGATGACTGCCTTGCACTTAAAGCGGCCGAAGAAGAGGGAGTAGGAGCCACCGCCGAGGACAGGGCTGGCGTTGTCACTCAGGCACAGCAGTGTGCCGCACTTCACATCCCTGCGGGAGAAGCGGCCATGAGCACCAGCGGCAGGGCTGGCACGGGGCTGAGGAGCGTCGGACATGGacacccccgcacccccctccccagctccttaCTTGGGGCTGCAGGGCCGCTTCCCATACTCGGTGAGGCAGTGGAGGTGGAGGTGTTGCTCGCTGTTGTGCTTAAAGCAGACATCAGGAGCCACTTGGGCCTCTGTGGGACACATGGAAAGGGTCATGCAGAGCCAGAGCCCACAGCAAGCTGCCAGCGCCAGCGCCCACACTACTGGGTCAGGGGCCATAGCACCCCAGCTAGGGATGCAGGAGGGGACCACggcccagcagtgccctggcctGAGGAGTTGGGGCTCCAGGCACATCACCCAGCACGTGGGGTGAGGAGGGTGGACAGGGTAGGGGAGCGCTACCTGCGCCCCAGAGCGCACGGCACTGCTCGCCGTGCGAGGGGCAAGCCCCATTGTAGCAGTAGCCTTTGCCGTTCTGGCAGGGGATGCCGTTTTCCTGGAAGACGTCCTCCGGGCACTCCGGGCTGAGGCCGGTGCAGTGCTCGGGCAGGTCGCAGTCATTCTTGCTGGGCCGGCAGAGCACGCTGGCAGCCTTCACCTGCACAGAAAAAGGGATGTTGGCACTGCCTCAATGCTCTCGCGTCCCCTGACTCACGCAGGCACCACAGCCTGGCAGCACCCTTGTCTTCAAAACCTCTCCCAGCACACCACAGATCCAGACACCGCAGCTTGTGCTGCTCTGGCACAAAGACATTTGCTATTGACTGAGCTACTGCACAGGACGGAGCACCATCAGGCCTTGGACTGGGTCTTCCCATAGTTAAGTCTCTCTCTTTGGGCAATACCTTGTGCTTTGTACTTGCCTCAGGGTTCTCTTCCATCTGTTAAGGCATCGTGCAGGAACCAATGCATGTAACCCTTAACTTTCTCTTGGATGAATGGAACGGAAGAGTCAGGTTGGTTTCCCAAATCAGGAACGGGCCATGCCAATCTCTTCTGAACATTGCCCAGTTCCTTAACACCTTTCATCCAGCACCTAACCTAACAGAGCCAGGGGACCAGAAAGAGAGGCTGCTTCACCTTCCCCACCGCTTTCCAGGTGAGATGCTGACTCCACGTAGTGAGTGCATCGACTGGAAAGCATGATTCCCTGGCCAGACTTTGGCCAGGCTGCCACAGAGGTCCTTCAGGCTCTCCAGTGGGCTGTGGACACACCTTGCCTCTACCAGGAAGCTCTGGAGGATATCAGGGCAGGCTCGCACAAGTGCCAGCAActttccctgccaggctggcccccCCGCCAGTGGCAGTACCTTGCAGTCCTGGCAGCAGTCCCCCCGGGCACACTCAGCTCCCTCTCTCAGCTGGCAAGTGGTGGCGTTGCAGCAGCGGTCGGAGCACTCCTGTGAGACAGGGAGGGACTGAAACCCTCACAAAAGCCCCCTGAAAgaccttttccttcctttctggggGGACCCAGTTGACACTTCACCAAGTGCCAACAGCAATGTAACCACGATGGGCTGAACCATGGGGCAAAAACCACAGCATCATCCCTGGTGTGAAccattccttctgcttctttacCCCCATTACCAACACCAAAGCAAAGGACCAGAGAAGATTTTTCAGAAGATTGGGCCTGACCTGGGCCCCTGCTCTCTGGTAGCACTCTTTGCCCATCTCCAGGAAGAAGACAGGAGGGTCTCTGTGCTCTCTGCATTGGGGGAGCATCCCTTCAGATCCCAGGGCAGAGATGTGACCCAGGGATTTATCCCAGACATCGCCCGGACGTTTGTCTCAAATCTCCCCCACCACACTGCAGTGATGGGGCGCTAGGGATGCAGAAAAGCTGCTGAGCACCCCTCTTGAAAGGACAACATGCCATGATGTCCCCCTCCTTGGATCACCACTTTGGAGGATATGCTGGAGGGATGTCCATCTTTCTTAGGTAAGCTCCTGCAAAAATCGCAGCCAGCCACACGAAGGGGGGGCACACATCCAAGTTAACAAATACCCTCTGCAGGTAAATTTTTGGCAGAAGCGTCAGGAACATAAGGACGATGAGGCTTGCAAAACACAATATCCAGGGAAGAGGCTTGCACAACCTGAATGGAAGATCTCAGGTCCCTGACACCCACACTCCTTCCCGGGCTCTCAGGGAGCATCCCTACCTCTGGCGTGCCGCAGTCACACTGCTCTCCCCGCTCCACAAACTGGTTCCCGCACACCGGCCCCCCGTACAGCTCGTCTGCCCTGGGGACGTTCAGCAGGCACCTGGTCCTGGGGTCCACGAGGAACTGCCACATGTCGTGCTCACTGCAGCGGCTGAAGAGCTTGGGGTAAACCAAGCTGAAGGGGCAGAAAAACAGGCAGTCATGAGTAGAGATGAGAGCCCAAGGGCCCTCACAACCACCAGAACAAGGAGAAGTCGGAGGGCCACCAACAGACTCAAGGGCACCGACAGACCTTTGGAGTGCAGCTTCAAGTGGAGTGTCCACCCACACCTGACCATCTCACGGGCTTCACCCCCACAGGACAGTGCTGGAGGACACCTTGAAACATTTGCTGCCCAGGGATATTCCCCTTTCACCTTCACTCACCCAACACTTGCCGCCATGACACATCCTCCATCAGATTTGGGGACAGGACAGCGGCAGCCAGCAACATCTTCATCGTGAGACATCCCCAGGTTGTGTCCCATCTCATGAGCCATGGTGGATGCAGCGCCGATAGGATTCATGCTGTGGTCCTGTGGGGCAAGAAGTGCAGCATGGTTCAAATGCTCTCCCCAGCATCTCCACCACGGGGCCCACTGCGGGGGCTCAGTGCCAGGTCTCGCTGCTGTCTGCAACGCTGCCATGCTGAGGTAAAGGAAGACAAAAGCTGGACTTGGTCCCATGGCCCCTTAAGACCTCCAGACTAGGATCTCAGGGGCATAAGTGTGCTTAGATATAGTGGCTGCCCTGAAACGATGCTCTGTGGCGGTTCGGGACAGCTGCGGGTCCCACAGGCTGCTCCAGAAACGGAAGGCCTCCCTGGAGAGgaagcagaagcacagccagGATGGCCCAGGAGCAATTGCAAACCAAGTCCCAGCCACCTGATAGGTGGTGGGAGCTGCTCTGGGACCCTCTCCAGGGTTCAGGTCTATCAGAGCCCTCTGTGGGCACCCAGCTGGGTTTCCACAGCTACTCCTCCCCTGTGGCCAAGGCTTCTGTGGGGGGACAGTCACTCAAGGGTCAGAGATGCTAGGGGCCAGACCCAGCCCTAAGGCTGTGAAGTGGGAAAGCTGGAGACCAGTGGAGGAGAGACCTGCTCTGGAAAACACAAGGCAGGGAGCACAGACCATGGGATCACTGCTGCCCTCCCAGTGCATGCCTGGCGGGGGGACCCACCTGGTTGACGCCTCCTGAGTCCCTGGTGCACATCACAAGCTTCTTGGCGAGCCCTACGGTTGTGCCATGGAAGTCTATGCCCCTGTGGGATTGAGATGCCACGGTGGCCATGTGTCCTgggtggcagcagggctgcaAGGATGGCGAGGTGGTGGCCCCCGCATCCTTACGTGATCAGCTGGGCATTGTCATGTGGCTTCCTccgcagcagctctgcctcccgCCAGTGGAGGAAGTTGTCCAGTGTCACCTCTGGGTTGGGACTGACCATGATTTTGTCCTTGTGGCTCCACACCTCCAAGCCAATCAAGGCCACCCGCAGGCGAAGAGGCTGATAAAGCTGGGGCAGAATCCAGACCAGAGGAAGTGCTTAGATTTGAGCTGCACAAGCAGAGGGAAGGTCTCACCTCCCCTGGGGAACCACAACCAAGCCCAGGACCCCACCTCACTGCACAATATCAGCTCTGTCACTCCCTCAATAAATAACACAAGCTGGGGTGACCTCATGGACAGGATTGACCCTGGGACCTCTGGGCTCTCTCTTGGCCAGTGAAGGCTGGGATGCTGCTCCCACACTGCCGACCAAAGAGTGAGGCTGAAGCAAAACAAGCAGAAACCCCACCTTGGTGCACTTCATCCATCATCCTCCCCTCGTTAGCACCCACTCCAGTTTGAGAGTAGCTGTGGGACATGTCCCCAGGAGTCCCAAGCAGAAatttctccccccttcccttaGGAGAGAGCTGGGAGGCAGCTGTCCCACACTCCTGAGGACACAGGGCTGACCTGCTTTTTGTGTCCACTTTGCACACCCCGTTGGCCAAGGGAGTTGGTCACTGTGTGGCAGCCCACCTGTGGGCTTTAGATTGGCTCCAGCTCCACCACCCTACCCATGCCAATCTCTCCTCTGCTGCattcctgcctgtgctggcactGCGGGGCAC
The nucleotide sequence above comes from Athene noctua chromosome 21, bAthNoc1.hap1.1, whole genome shotgun sequence. Encoded proteins:
- the ADAM8 gene encoding disintegrin and metalloproteinase domain-containing protein 8, whose translation is MRLHVRSVREKEVSDDESLWSIYPDHVLYSVRAEGRDYLLRLEKNKELLGQHYTETHYSADGTEITEKPDVQDHCFYQGHVRGYADSAASISTCNGLSGFFRVNETTFLLEPLAEDVAGWHAVYRAAHLRGKRGTCRESSATLEYDHEPKIPAAMKLYRWKSAPLHKGPRYVELVLVVDNEEFRKHKDLRTVQNRMKEIVNHVDKLYQPLRLRVALIGLEVWSHKDKIMVSPNPEVTLDNFLHWREAELLRRKPHDNAQLITGIDFHGTTVGLAKKLVMCTRDSGGVNQDHSMNPIGAASTMAHEMGHNLGMSHDEDVAGCRCPVPKSDGGCVMAASVGLVYPKLFSRCSEHDMWQFLVDPRTRCLLNVPRADELYGGPVCGNQFVERGEQCDCGTPEECSDRCCNATTCQLREGAECARGDCCQDCKVLPLAGGPAWQGKLLALVRACPDILQSFLVEARCVHSPLESLKDLCGSLAKVKAASVLCRPSKNDCDLPEHCTGLSPECPEDVFQENGIPCQNGKGYCYNGACPSHGEQCRALWGAEAQVAPDVCFKHNSEQHLHLHCLTEYGKRPCSPKDVKCGTLLCLSDNASPVLGGGSYSLFFGRFKCKAVIASSDANEVVAKLRLVPTGAKCGEEMVCYAGRCQNLLVYGNKNCSAKCNHHGVCNHKRECHCEPGWAAPYCEQKISEMTAGSSSVVVAAVLAVLALSGILLGSGVVLLRGRGTRHFQKGRPSSGPTAGLANPLFPEGGRTRPARRQLSRQDIGHPKLLSSTAARRDTRALGPCRPAPQAKPKPPSKPLPALKSKVPCHGEGPPGPALPQSLLTPASGFQRGVPSKVALKPPPARR